The Oncorhynchus nerka isolate Pitt River linkage group LG24, Oner_Uvic_2.0, whole genome shotgun sequence genome has a window encoding:
- the nek1 gene encoding serine/threonine-protein kinase Nek1 isoform X2, producing MDKYEKVRKIGEGSFGKAILVKSREDGKQYVIKEIGISRMSSKERQESRKEVAVLANMSHPNIVQYKESFEECGCLYIVMDYCEGGDLFKTINSQKGVQFPEEQILDWLVQICLALKHVHDRKILHRDIKSQNIFLTKDGTIQLGDFGIARVLNSTVELARTCIGTPYYLSPEICENKPYNNKSDVWALGCVLYEMCTLKHAFEAGNMKNLVLKIIRGSYPPVSIHYSQDLRSLMGQLFRRNPRERPSVSSILDKPFLSHRIFRFLTPEIIAQEFSHSFLHKQPKAGVAQAASAKRRAPAPMPVTPAQKITKPAAKYGVPLNVRKASDAAMKPAEWKPAVKHKMAPVPLPAVPQRRVSRVEEERRKYEEGARKKRMELIEKERKQREQMFLLKAGQMKRYEREKINRINRAREQGWRHVLSSSGGSSPERKCFVGGGGMMAGFAAPVPEPLLPAPCPAQGPTPGPAPLSPSRGPYEHYHAALDQLAKPQPKEGAREGFTAGGDTPVRGVPAAASSVLPNGPARLPDPDVVKRELRRLEYVTKQTHVSRQRGHAAAERANQVQEFLQRKRDAMLNKVRAEGQLGARQNLAAIYGRSSYSRPKPNKEEEEYLSRLRQIRLQNFNERQQIKARLRGVKYDSDGSDSKESCEETELRRKKIEALKAQAQARAAVLKEQLEKKRREAYEREKRAWEDHLAARGVKVGMVAGGVAVELAPQPGPSLPVQDFVARAQPASKPPTPVISMTSALKDVGALASVQSSFKDDFPKTDVIKSEKKEILRRLNQNLKAQSPEEEVSATPSEELCLTPQQSQPIAEERPSSGGDRKKWEAVAPSILSVAQQTLEETCIRTTGSQALSPEERPSSGGDRKKWEAVAPSILSVAQQTLEETCIRTTGSQALSPEERPSSGGDRKKWEAGSPSILSVAQQTLEDTCIRTAEQTVGEVIRMDVLQDDAPRKAWGRSPDSQVLRVLQEAELQPLTQLLGNVNICEEKLTDNLIQTAKMVGVSGTKEVMHSEASPPAVISVVKNTEVQGQEEGTISVDVTGQEKRQAILEEMLKTPPKPIEMEDPADLESVVLEECPKQASNSPAGVVQAWEKRALPLGPPEGRVTPAETKEVGEKAEKQPESSGIAPVYEEPLFVKLCSSPAHRRTAALVLMSAQSSMEDSSSSLASRSRSVSPLRSKHHNALLIGLSTGQFDANNPKMLRTCSLPDLSRLFSSLQEAGGANGAVAPDNDNNLDIEDMEEEEEEEAKEDEQSETEDVYEDDDLRELRASMERLLQEERSEEDEGGSGSNSGSPPEEEGGDGFNGNPAEDEDDEELNGMAVDEEEGSNGSPGDEEAGHTLTNGLEEEEHHSSESQLNEEWQSDDSGEEEDGAAEQQDSIFSRLEELRFNLEQEMGFENFIEAYNKIKAIHEDEDENIDMGPDMVLNILGTEHQHLYPNILHLVMADGAYQEDNDE from the exons ATGGATAAATATGAAAAGGTGAGGAAGATTGGGGAGGGCTCCTTCGGGAAGGCAATTCTCGTCAAATCCAGGGAGGATGGAAAACAGTATGTCATCAAAGAGATTGGCATCTCCCGG ATGTCTAGTAAAGAGAGACAGGAGTCCCGTAAAGAAGTGGCTGTTCTGGCCAACATGAGCCATCCCAACATCGTCCAGTACAAAGAGTCCTTTGAAG AGTGTGGATGTCTGTACATCGTAATGGATTACTGTGAGGGAGGAGACCTATTCAAGACGATCAACTCTCAGAAAGGAGTGCAGTTCCCTGAGGAGCAG ATCCTGGATTGGTTGGTGCAGATATGCCTCGCCTTGAAGCATGTACATGACCGTAAGATCCTCCACAGAGACATCAAATCACAG AACATATTTCTGACCAAAGATGGAACCATACAGCTAGGAGACTTTGGGATTGCCAGGGTGCTGAATAG TACTGTGGAGCTAGCCAGGACATGTATCGGGACGCCGTACTACCTGTCACCTGAGATTTGTGAAAACAAACCGTACAACAACAAAAG TGATGTTTGGGCCCTGGGGTGTGTCCTGTATGAAATGTGCACGCTAAAGCATGCA TTTGAGGCAGGTAATATGAAGAACCTGGTTCTGAAGATCATCCGGGGCTCGTACCCCCCTGTGTCGATCCACTACTCCCAGGACCTTCGCTCTCTCATGGGCCAGCTGTTCAGACGCAACCCCCGGGAGAGACCCTCTGTCAGCTCTATCCTCGACAAACCCTTCCTCTCCCACAGAATCTTCAGGTTCCTCACCCCAGAG ATTATCGCTCAGGAATTCAGCCATAGCTTCCTCCACAAGCAGCCTAAAGCAGGTGTGGCGCAGGCGGcatcag CCAAGCGTCGCGCCCCTGCTCCCATGCCTGTAACTCCAGCCCAGAAGATCACCAAACCAGCCGCCAAATATGGAGTGCCTTTAAATGTCAGGAAAGCCTCAGATGCAGCCATGAAACCTGCAGAGTGGAAACCAGCCGTCAAACACAAGATG GCCCCCGTCCCCCTCCCAGCAGTACCCCAGAGGAGAGTGAGTCgagtggaggaagagaggaggaaatatGAG GAAGGTGCCAGGAAGAAAAGGATGGAGCTgattgagaaagagaggaaacagagggagcAG ATGTTTCTGTTGAAGGCTGGACAGATGAAGAGATATGAGCGGGAAAAG ATAAACCGGATCAACCGAGCTcgagagcagggctggaggcacGTCCTGAGCTCTAGTGGAGGCAGCAGTCCAGAGAGGAAG TGTTTTGTAGGAGGTGGTGGTATGATGGCTGGGTTTGCAGCTCCTGTCCCAGAGCCCCTGCTTCCTGCTCCATGTCCTGCCCAGGGCCCCACCCcaggccctgccccgctctcccCTAGCAGGGGCCCGTATGAACACTACCATGCTGCTCTGGACCAGCTGGCCAAACCTCAGCCCAAAGAGGGTGCCAGAGAGGGATTCACAGCAGGAGGAGACACTCCTGTTAG GGGTGTGCCAGCTGCTGCCAGCTCAGTGCTGCCCAATGGCCCTGCTCGTCTCCCAGACCCTGATGTGGTGAAGAGAGAGCTACGGAGGCTAGAGTATGTCACCAAACAAACTCATGTTAGCAG GCAACGGGGTCACGCAGCAGCTGAACGGGCCAATCAGGTTCAGGAGTTTCTGCAGCGTAAGAGAGATGCCATGCTGAACAAGGTCCGCGCTGAGGGACAGCTG GGTGCCCGGCAAAACCTGGCAGCCATCTATGGTCGGTCCAGCTACAGCAGGCCCAAACCCAacaaagaggaggag GAGTACCTGTCCCGGCTGAGGCAGATCAGGCTACAGAACTTCAATGAGAGACAGCAGATTAAAGCACGCCTCAGAGGAGTGAAG TACGACAGTGATGGCTCAGACAGCAAGGAGTCCTGTGAGGAGACAGAGCTGAGGAGAAAGAAGATTGAAGCCCTGAAGGCCCAAGCGCAGGCCCGTGCTGCTGTGTTGAAGGAGCAGCTAGAGAAAAAAAGGAGAGAGGCCtatgagagagaaaagagagcctGGGAGGATCAC CTTGCAGCTCGAGGCGTGAAGGTTGGAATGGTAGCAGGAGGTGTAGCAGTAGAGCTAGCTCCTCAGCctggcccctccctccctgtacagGACTTTGTAGCTAGAGCCCAGCCTGCATCCAAACCCCCCACCCCTGTCATCTCCATGACTTCTGCTCTGAAGGACGTGGGAGCA CTTGCGTCTGTGCAGAGCTCTTTTAAAGATGACTTTCCTAAAACGGACGTCATTAAG AGTGAGAAGAAGGAGATTCTCCGGAGACTGAATCAGAACTTGAAGGCCCAGAGCCCTGAGGAGGAGGTGTCAGCCACACCCTCAGAAGAACTATGCCTCACCCCCCAGCAGAGCCAGCCTATCGCAGAAGAGAGACCATCCTCTGGTGGGGACAGGAAGAAGTGGGAGGCTGTAGCTCCGTCTATTCTCTCTGTAGCCCAGCAGACTCTAGAAGAGACCTGTATCAGAACGACTG gCTCTCAGGCTCTGTCTCCAGAGGAGAGACCGTCCTCTGGTGGGGACAGGAAGAAGTGGGAGGCTGTAGCTCCGTCTATTCTCTCTGTAGCCCAGCAGACTCTAGAAGAGACCTGTATTCGAACGACTG gCTCTCAGGCTCTGTCTCCAGAGGAGAGACCGTCCTCTGGTGGGGACAGGAAGAAATGGGAGGCTGGATCTCCGTCTATTCTCTCTGTAGCTCAGCAAACCCTAGAGGATACCTGTATCAGGACCGCTG AACAGACAGTGGGTGAGGTCATTCGGATGGATGTGCTACAGGACGACGCCCCTAGAAAAGCATGGGGGCGGAGCCCAGATTCTCAGGTGCTGAGAGTTCTACAGGAGGCGGAGCTTCAGCCTCTTACCCAGCTGCTGGGGAATGTCAACATCTGTGAAGAGAAACTCACTG ACAACTTGATTCAGACGGCTAAGATGGTTGGTGTGAGTGGAACTAAGGAAGTGATGCATTCAGAGGCAAGCCCACCTGCTGTGATATCTGTCGTTAAGAACACAGAGGTCCAAGGTCAGGAAGAGGGGACGATCTCAGTAGACGTGACGGGTCAGGAGAAGAGGCAGGCTATATTAGAAGAGATGCTAAAGACCCCACCCAAACcgatagagatggagg aTCCAGCAGACTTGGAGTCAGTGGTCCTGGAGGAGTGCCCAAAGCAGGCCTCAAATTCACCAGCTGGAGTAGTGCAGGCCTGGGAGAAACGAGCTCTGCCGCTGGG GCCACCAGAGGGCAGAGTAACACCAGCAGAAACCAAAGAGGTTGGGGAGAAAGCAGAGAAGCAACCTGAATCCTCCG gtaTAGCACCTGTGTATGAGGAACCTCTGTTTGTGAAGCTGTGCTCCTCGCCGGCCCACCGCCGTACTGCAGCTCTGGTTCTTATGTCAGCCCAGTCGTCCATGGAGGACTCGTCCTCTTCTCTAGCCTCAcgctctcgctccgtctctcctctccgctccaaACACCACAACGCCCTTCTCATCGGCCTCTCCACCGGCCAGTTTGATGCCAATAACCCAAAG ATGCTGCGTACCTGCTCTCTACCAGACCTCAGCAGACTGTTCAGCTCTCTACAGGAGGCAGGAGGGGCCAACGGGGCGGTTGCCCCTGACAACGACAACAATCTGGATATAGAGgacatggaggaagaggaggaagaagaggccaAAGAGGATGAACAATCAGAGACTGAAGA TGTGTATGAGGATGATGACTTGAGGGAGCTAAGGGCCTCCATGGAGAGACTCCTGCAGGAGGAGCGCAGCGAGGAAGATGAGGGGGGATCTGGCTCTAATTCTGGTAGTCctccagaggaagagggaggtgaTGGCTTTAACGGCAACCCTGCTGAGGATGAAGATGATGAGGAGCTGAACGGGATGGCTGTGGATGAGGAGGAGGGTTCTAATGGGAGTCCAGGTGATGAAGAGGCAGGACACACACTCACCAACGGACTGGAAGAAGAGGAGCACCACAGCAGTGAGAGCCAGCTCAATGAAGAATGGCAATCGG ATgacagtggtgaggaggaggacggTGCGGCTGAACAGCAGGACAGCATATTCAGCCGTCTGGAGGAGCTGCGGTTTAACCTGGAGCAGGAGATGGGCTTTGAGAACTTTATAGAGGCCTACAACAAGATCAAG GCAATTCATGAAGATGAGGATGAGAACATCGACATGGGCCCCGACATGGTACTGAATATCCTGGGGACTGAGCACCAGCACCTGTACCCCAACATCCTTCACCTGGTCATGGCTGATGGAGCCTATCAAGAGG ATAATGATGAATAG